Proteins encoded by one window of Streptomyces sp. ALI-76-A:
- a CDS encoding DUF3145 domain-containing protein: MTTRGVLYVHSAPRALCPHVEWAVAGVLGTRVNLDWIRQPAAPGTWRSEFSWQAQAGTASKLASALRGWQLLRFEVTAEPCATAEGERYSCTPDLGIYHAVTGIHGDILIPEDRLRAALVRSQRGETDLEAELAKLLGKPWDDELEPFRYAGEGAPVRWLHQVV, from the coding sequence GTGACGACACGTGGAGTTCTGTACGTGCACTCCGCGCCGCGCGCGCTGTGCCCGCACGTCGAGTGGGCCGTCGCCGGGGTGTTGGGCACACGCGTCAACCTCGACTGGATCCGGCAGCCCGCCGCGCCCGGAACCTGGCGCTCGGAGTTCTCCTGGCAGGCCCAGGCCGGCACGGCGTCCAAGCTTGCCTCGGCGCTCAGAGGCTGGCAGCTCCTGCGCTTCGAGGTCACCGCCGAACCCTGCGCCACCGCCGAGGGCGAGCGCTACAGCTGCACCCCCGACCTCGGCATCTACCACGCGGTCACCGGCATCCACGGCGACATCCTGATCCCGGAGGACCGGCTGAGGGCGGCCCTGGTCCGCTCCCAGCGCGGCGAGACCGACCTGGAAGCCGAACTCGCCAAGCTCCTGGGCAAGCCCTGGGACGACGAGTTGGAGCCGTTCAGGTACGCGGGCGAGGGAGCCCCGGTCCGCTGGCTGCACCAGGTGGTGTGA
- a CDS encoding acyl carrier protein yields MAATQEEIVAGLADIVNEIAGIPVEDVQLDKSFTDDLDVDSLSMVEVVVAAEERFDVKIPDEDVKNLKTVGDATEYILKHQG; encoded by the coding sequence ATGGCCGCCACTCAGGAAGAGATCGTCGCCGGTCTCGCCGACATCGTGAACGAGATCGCCGGCATCCCGGTTGAGGACGTCCAGCTGGACAAGTCCTTCACCGACGACCTGGACGTCGACTCGCTGTCCATGGTCGAGGTCGTCGTCGCCGCCGAGGAGCGCTTCGACGTCAAGATCCCCGACGAGGACGTCAAGAACCTCAAGACCGTCGGCGACGCGACCGAGTACATCCTCAAGCACCAGGGCTGA
- a CDS encoding SGNH/GDSL hydrolase family protein produces MRKPSHRARAVLAVLSAAVLGVTGCDAVGGDAPGPTATDARKAKPSPTPAWDSSPASVAAVGDSITRGFDACAVLTDCPEVSWATGSSAEVDSLAVRLLGRAKAAERSWNYSVTGARMADLPGQMVRAASRKPGLVAVMVGANDACRASTSAMTSVSDFRADFQDAMSALRGTAPKAQVYVASVPNLKRLWSEGRTNPVGRQVWKLGLCPSMLGDADAVDAAATERRDTVQKRVEDYNKVLEEVCAKDRHCRFDGGAVYAYRFGTDQLSHYDWFHPSVNGQARLAEIAYRAVTGKQA; encoded by the coding sequence ATGCGGAAGCCAAGCCACCGCGCGCGTGCCGTTCTCGCCGTCCTGTCGGCGGCCGTCCTGGGCGTCACCGGCTGTGACGCCGTCGGTGGCGACGCGCCCGGGCCGACCGCCACCGACGCCCGGAAGGCGAAGCCGTCCCCGACACCGGCGTGGGACAGCAGCCCGGCCTCGGTCGCGGCCGTGGGCGACTCCATCACCCGCGGCTTCGACGCGTGCGCGGTGCTGACGGACTGTCCGGAGGTGTCCTGGGCGACCGGCAGCAGCGCCGAGGTCGACAGTCTCGCCGTCCGGCTGCTGGGCCGGGCGAAGGCGGCCGAGCGGAGCTGGAACTACTCCGTGACCGGGGCCCGGATGGCGGACCTGCCCGGTCAGATGGTCCGGGCCGCGAGCCGCAAGCCGGGGCTGGTGGCGGTGATGGTGGGGGCGAACGACGCCTGCCGGGCCAGCACCTCGGCGATGACCTCGGTGAGCGACTTCCGCGCCGACTTCCAGGACGCGATGAGCGCGCTGCGCGGGACGGCCCCCAAGGCGCAGGTGTACGTGGCGAGCGTGCCGAACCTGAAGCGGCTGTGGTCCGAGGGCCGGACGAACCCCGTGGGCAGGCAGGTGTGGAAGCTGGGCCTGTGCCCGTCGATGCTGGGTGACGCGGACGCCGTGGACGCGGCGGCGACCGAGCGGCGCGACACCGTGCAGAAGCGGGTGGAGGACTACAACAAGGTGCTGGAGGAGGTGTGCGCCAAGGACCGTCACTGCCGTTTCGACGGCGGCGCGGTGTACGCGTACCGCTTCGGCACCGACCAGTTGAGTCACTACGACTGGTTCCACCCGAGTGTGAACGGCCAGGCACGGCTGGCGGAGATCGCCTATCGGGCGGTCACGGGAAAGCAGGCGTGA
- a CDS encoding ACP S-malonyltransferase has translation MLVLVAPGQGAQTPGFLTPWLELPGVRGAVEAWSDAVRLDLIRYGTEGDADEIRDTAVAQPLLVAAGLAAAHTLFADPAELPRRVGAIAGHSVGELTAAALAGVLSDEETVRLVRARGLAMAEAAAVTATGMSALLGGDPEVSVAHLEKLGLTPANVNGAGQIVAAGTLEQLAALSEDKPEGVRKVVPLKVAGAFHTHHMAPAVDALAKAAEALTPADPRLAYVSNRDGRIVATGAEVLERLVGQVANPVRWDLCMETFKERGVTALIEVCPGGTLTGLAKRALPGVRTLALKTPDDLDAARELIAEHSS, from the coding sequence GTGCTCGTACTCGTCGCTCCCGGCCAAGGCGCCCAGACGCCCGGCTTCCTGACTCCCTGGCTCGAACTCCCCGGTGTCCGCGGCGCCGTCGAGGCGTGGTCCGACGCCGTGCGGCTCGACCTGATCCGCTACGGCACCGAGGGCGACGCGGACGAGATCCGCGACACCGCGGTGGCGCAGCCGCTGCTGGTCGCGGCCGGCCTGGCCGCGGCGCACACGCTCTTCGCCGACCCGGCCGAACTCCCCCGCAGGGTCGGCGCCATCGCCGGGCACAGCGTCGGCGAGCTGACCGCCGCCGCGCTCGCCGGGGTGCTCTCCGACGAGGAGACCGTCCGGCTGGTCCGCGCCCGGGGCCTGGCCATGGCGGAGGCGGCCGCCGTCACCGCGACCGGCATGTCGGCGCTGCTCGGCGGCGACCCCGAGGTGAGCGTCGCGCACCTGGAGAAGCTGGGCCTGACCCCGGCGAACGTCAACGGCGCCGGCCAGATCGTGGCCGCGGGCACGCTGGAGCAGCTCGCCGCGCTGAGCGAGGACAAGCCCGAGGGCGTCCGCAAGGTCGTCCCGCTGAAGGTGGCCGGCGCCTTCCACACGCACCACATGGCGCCCGCGGTCGACGCGCTGGCGAAGGCCGCCGAGGCCCTCACGCCCGCCGACCCGCGGCTCGCCTACGTCTCCAACAGGGACGGGCGGATCGTCGCCACCGGTGCCGAGGTCCTCGAGCGGCTGGTCGGCCAGGTCGCCAACCCGGTCCGCTGGGACCTGTGCATGGAGACCTTCAAGGAACGCGGCGTCACCGCCCTGATCGAGGTGTGCCCGGGCGGCACGCTGACCGGCCTCGCCAAGCGCGCGCTGCCCGGTGTGCGGACCCTGGCTCTGAAGACCCCCGACGACCTCGACGCGGCTCGCGAGCTCATCGCCGAGCACAGTTCCTGA
- a CDS encoding aldose epimerase family protein, protein MNELFATLSDGTPVHRWTLERAGVRVRILSYGGIVQSAEVPDRDGRAENVVLGFAGLDGYLAHPEPYLGALIGRYANRIAGGRFTLDGRTYTLARNNPPNSLHGGESGFDKRVWDGEPVGHGVRLSRVAADGEEGFPGRLEVTATYTLEESGALRIAYEAVTDAPTVLNPTNHSYFNLGGSGNAGGHELRIAASRYTPVDADLIPTGIEEVAGTRFDFRQARKAGAGYDHNLVLDKGVTRTPVEVAELYDPASGRVLTVATTEPGLQLYTADHLEGPFAPGDGIALETQHFPDSPNRPEFPSTVLRPGEVFRSETVYGFSAR, encoded by the coding sequence ATGAACGAACTCTTCGCGACGCTTTCCGACGGCACCCCGGTCCATCGCTGGACCCTGGAGCGGGCGGGGGTCCGGGTACGGATCCTGTCGTACGGCGGGATCGTCCAGTCGGCGGAGGTCCCGGACCGGGACGGGCGCGCGGAGAACGTGGTGCTGGGGTTCGCCGGCCTGGACGGCTATCTGGCGCACCCGGAGCCGTACTTGGGCGCGCTGATCGGGCGGTACGCGAACCGGATCGCGGGCGGCCGTTTCACCCTGGACGGCCGGACGTACACCCTGGCCCGCAACAACCCGCCGAACTCGCTGCACGGCGGCGAGTCGGGCTTCGACAAGCGGGTGTGGGACGGGGAGCCGGTCGGGCACGGGGTGCGGCTGAGCCGGGTCGCCGCCGACGGCGAGGAGGGCTTCCCGGGGCGCCTGGAGGTCACGGCGACGTACACGCTGGAGGAGTCCGGGGCGCTGCGGATCGCGTACGAGGCGGTCACGGACGCGCCGACCGTGCTGAACCCGACCAACCACAGCTACTTCAACCTGGGCGGGTCCGGGAACGCGGGCGGGCACGAGCTGCGGATCGCCGCGTCCCGGTACACGCCGGTCGACGCGGACCTGATCCCGACGGGGATCGAGGAGGTGGCGGGCACCCGCTTCGACTTCCGGCAGGCGCGGAAGGCGGGCGCCGGGTACGACCACAACCTCGTGCTCGACAAGGGCGTGACGCGCACCCCCGTGGAGGTCGCCGAGCTGTACGATCCCGCCTCCGGCCGTGTGCTGACCGTCGCGACCACCGAGCCCGGGCTCCAGCTGTACACGGCCGACCACCTGGAGGGTCCCTTCGCGCCCGGTGACGGCATCGCGCTGGAGACGCAGCACTTCCCCGACTCCCCGAACCGGCCGGAGTTCCCGAGCACGGTGCTGCGGCCGGGTGAGGTGTTCCGCTCGGAGACGGTGTACGGCTTCTCGGCCCGCTGA
- a CDS encoding pirin family protein: MDLRRAAERYPGGDPAAGIESWHAFSFGPHYDPGNLRFGALIACNEERLAPGAGFDEHPHSHTEIVTWVVEGELTHRDSTGHETRVRPGDVQRLSAAAGVRHVERNDGPAPLTFVQMWLAPLEPGGHPSYEIVHGIADSTPYAVPAAGALLHVRRPAPGERTAVPDAAFVYAQVVRGEVILDGAELGPGDAARITDAKDLEAMAVTRAELLLWEMLP; the protein is encoded by the coding sequence ATGGACCTACGGCGCGCGGCGGAGCGCTACCCGGGCGGTGACCCCGCGGCCGGAATCGAGTCCTGGCACGCCTTCTCCTTCGGCCCGCACTACGACCCCGGCAACCTCCGCTTCGGCGCGCTGATCGCCTGCAACGAGGAGCGGCTCGCCCCCGGCGCCGGCTTCGACGAGCACCCGCACAGCCACACCGAGATCGTGACCTGGGTCGTCGAGGGCGAGCTGACCCACCGTGACTCCACCGGTCACGAGACGCGGGTGCGGCCCGGCGACGTCCAGCGCCTGAGCGCGGCGGCGGGCGTCCGGCACGTCGAACGCAACGACGGCCCGGCCCCCCTGACCTTCGTCCAGATGTGGCTGGCCCCGCTGGAGCCCGGCGGCCACCCGTCGTACGAGATCGTCCACGGCATCGCGGACTCCACGCCGTACGCCGTCCCGGCGGCGGGCGCGCTGCTCCACGTGCGGCGGCCGGCGCCGGGGGAGCGGACGGCGGTGCCGGACGCGGCGTTCGTGTACGCGCAGGTCGTCCGCGGTGAAGTGATCCTGGACGGCGCGGAGTTGGGCCCGGGAGACGCGGCGAGGATCACCGACGCGAAGGACCTGGAGGCGATGGCCGTGACGCGAGCGGAGCTGCTGCTGTGGGAAATGCTCCCCTGA
- a CDS encoding MerR family transcriptional regulator, which translates to MTVMETPDTRTDSCAAPPHHRRRPEGQDSYTISEVVAITGLTAHTLRWYERIGLMPHIDRSHTGQRRYSNRDLDWLDLVGKLRLTGMPVADMVRYAELVREGDHTYGDRFELLKATREDVLARIAELQDTLAVLDRKIGFYADAGRALASERS; encoded by the coding sequence ATGACGGTGATGGAGACCCCGGATACCAGGACCGACAGCTGTGCGGCCCCGCCGCACCACCGCAGGCGGCCGGAAGGCCAGGACAGCTACACGATCAGCGAGGTCGTCGCGATCACCGGCCTCACCGCGCACACTCTGCGCTGGTACGAACGCATCGGCCTGATGCCGCACATAGACCGCTCGCACACCGGACAGCGCCGGTACAGCAACCGCGACCTCGACTGGCTCGACCTCGTCGGCAAGCTCCGGCTGACCGGCATGCCGGTCGCGGACATGGTGCGCTACGCCGAGCTGGTGCGCGAGGGCGACCACACGTACGGCGACCGCTTCGAGCTGCTGAAGGCGACCCGCGAGGACGTCCTCGCCCGGATCGCGGAACTCCAGGACACGCTCGCGGTCCTCGACCGGAAGATCGGTTTCTACGCGGACGCCGGGCGGGCCCTGGCGTCGGAGAGGTCCTGA
- a CDS encoding helix-turn-helix domain-containing protein, whose protein sequence is MPEPETRRNGSTAPDVHAHTATLKRLEKSAGSLAAQAIARMDETLPWYRAMPPENRSWIGLVAQAGIAAFTEWFRHPDAPQAISTDVFGTAPRELTRAITLRQTVEMVRTTIEVMESAIDEVAAPGDENLLREALLVYAREIAFATAQVYAQAAEARGAWDARLESLVVNAVLSGEADEGAVSRAAALGWNAPEHVCVVLGKAPDGDSELTVEAIRRAARHAKLQVLTGVLGARLVVIAGGSDNPLAVAKSLIGPYAAGPVVAGPVVPDLLAATRSAQAAAAGLKACSAWQDAPRPVLADDLLPERAMAGDPGAREQLVEEIYRPLEEAGSALLETLSVYLEQASSLEGAARMLFVHPNTVRYRLRRVTDVTGWSPSDVRSAFTLRIALILGRLADGDLQT, encoded by the coding sequence GTGCCCGAACCCGAAACCCGCCGCAACGGCTCCACAGCGCCCGACGTCCACGCGCACACCGCGACCCTGAAGCGGCTGGAGAAGTCGGCCGGCAGTCTCGCCGCGCAGGCCATCGCGCGTATGGACGAGACGCTGCCGTGGTACCGGGCCATGCCCCCGGAGAACCGGTCCTGGATCGGGTTGGTGGCCCAGGCCGGCATCGCCGCCTTCACCGAGTGGTTCCGGCACCCGGACGCGCCCCAGGCCATCTCCACCGACGTCTTCGGGACCGCGCCGCGCGAACTGACCAGGGCCATCACCCTGCGCCAGACCGTCGAGATGGTGCGCACCACGATCGAGGTCATGGAGTCGGCGATCGACGAGGTGGCGGCCCCCGGGGACGAGAACCTGCTGCGCGAGGCGCTGCTGGTGTACGCCCGCGAGATCGCCTTCGCCACCGCCCAGGTGTACGCCCAGGCCGCCGAGGCGCGCGGCGCCTGGGACGCGCGGCTGGAGTCGCTGGTGGTGAACGCGGTGCTGAGCGGCGAGGCCGACGAGGGGGCCGTCTCCCGGGCCGCGGCGCTCGGCTGGAACGCCCCCGAGCATGTGTGCGTGGTGCTGGGGAAGGCGCCCGACGGTGACAGCGAGCTGACCGTCGAGGCCATCCGGCGGGCCGCCCGGCACGCCAAGCTCCAGGTCCTCACCGGGGTGCTCGGCGCCCGGCTGGTCGTCATCGCGGGCGGCAGCGACAACCCGCTGGCGGTGGCCAAGTCGCTGATCGGACCGTATGCGGCGGGGCCCGTCGTCGCGGGGCCGGTGGTCCCCGACCTGCTCGCCGCGACCCGGTCCGCGCAGGCCGCCGCCGCCGGGCTGAAGGCGTGTTCCGCCTGGCAGGACGCCCCGCGGCCGGTGCTGGCGGACGATCTGCTTCCGGAGCGCGCGATGGCCGGTGACCCGGGCGCGCGCGAGCAGTTGGTGGAGGAGATCTACAGACCACTGGAGGAGGCCGGCTCGGCGCTCCTGGAGACACTCTCCGTCTATCTCGAACAGGCGAGCAGTCTCGAAGGTGCCGCCCGGATGCTCTTCGTCCATCCCAACACCGTGCGCTACCGGCTCCGACGTGTGACTGACGTCACCGGCTGGTCGCCGTCGGACGTGCGTTCGGCGTTCACCTTGCGCATAGCACTCATCCTGGGGCGTCTGGCCGACGGCGATCTCCAGACCTAA
- a CDS encoding ketoacyl-ACP synthase III, whose amino-acid sequence MSKIKPSKGAPYARILGVGGYRPTRVVPNEVILEKIDSSDEWIRSRSGIETRHWANDEETVAAMSIEASGKAIADAGISAEQIGGVIVSTVSHFKQTPAVATEIADKLGTDRAAAFDISAGCAGFGYGLTLAKGMIVEGSAEYVLVIGVERLSDLTDLEDRATAFLFGDGAGAVVVGPANEPAIGPTVWGSEGDKSETIKQTVAWTEYDSTGKFPAITQEGQAVFRWAVFEMAKIAQQALDAAGISSDELDVFIPHQANERIIDSMVKTLKLPESVTVARDVRTTGNTSAASIPLAMERLLATGEAKSGDTALVIGFGAGLVYAATVVTLP is encoded by the coding sequence ATGTCGAAGATCAAGCCCAGCAAGGGCGCCCCGTACGCGCGCATCCTCGGTGTCGGTGGCTACCGCCCCACCCGGGTCGTGCCGAACGAGGTGATCCTCGAGAAGATCGACTCGTCCGACGAGTGGATCCGCTCCCGCTCCGGCATCGAGACGCGGCACTGGGCGAACGACGAGGAGACCGTCGCCGCGATGTCGATCGAGGCGTCCGGCAAGGCGATCGCCGACGCCGGGATCTCCGCCGAGCAGATCGGCGGCGTGATCGTCTCGACCGTCTCGCACTTCAAGCAGACCCCGGCCGTCGCCACCGAGATCGCCGACAAGCTCGGCACGGACAGGGCCGCCGCCTTCGACATCTCGGCGGGCTGCGCCGGCTTCGGTTACGGCCTCACCCTCGCCAAGGGCATGATCGTCGAGGGTTCGGCGGAGTACGTGCTCGTCATCGGCGTCGAGCGGCTGTCCGACCTGACCGACCTGGAGGACCGCGCCACGGCCTTCCTGTTCGGTGACGGCGCCGGCGCGGTCGTCGTCGGCCCCGCGAACGAGCCCGCGATCGGTCCGACCGTCTGGGGCTCCGAGGGCGACAAGTCCGAGACCATCAAGCAGACCGTGGCGTGGACGGAGTACGACTCCACGGGCAAGTTCCCGGCGATCACGCAGGAGGGCCAGGCGGTCTTCCGCTGGGCCGTGTTCGAGATGGCGAAGATCGCCCAGCAGGCGCTGGACGCGGCCGGGATCAGCTCGGACGAACTGGACGTCTTCATTCCGCACCAGGCCAACGAGCGGATCATCGACTCGATGGTGAAGACTCTCAAGCTGCCGGAGTCCGTCACGGTCGCCCGTGACGTACGCACCACCGGCAACACCTCGGCCGCCTCGATCCCGCTCGCTATGGAGCGGCTTCTGGCGACCGGCGAGGCGAAGAGCGGCGACACCGCGCTCGTCATCGGATTCGGGGCGGGTCTCGTCTACGCCGCCACTGTCGTTACCCTCCCCTAG
- a CDS encoding beta-ketoacyl-[acyl-carrier-protein] synthase family protein, translated as MSPTNRTVVVTGIGATTPLGGDAASTWEGLVAGRSGVKVLQQEWAAEQAVRIAAQIAVEPTEVIPRPQARRLDRSAQFALIAAQEAWADAGFSGKAGEDGSDGAVDADRLGAVIASGIGGVTTLLDQYDVLKEKGVRRVSPHTVPMLMPNSPSANVGLLVGARAGVHTPVSACASGAEAIGYAIEMIRSGRADVVVAGGTEAAIHPLPIAAFGNMMAMSKNNDDPEGASRPYDTARDGFVLGEGAGVIVLESAEHAAARGARVYAEAVGQGISADAHDIVQPEPEGRGISHALQNLLDRTDLDPAEIMHVNAHATSTPAGDVAELKALRKVFGDDADHMAVSATKSMTGHLLGGAGGVETVATVLALYHRVAPPTINVENLDPEAEANADIVRGEARKLPVEGRIAALNDSFGFGGHNVVLAFRTV; from the coding sequence GTGAGCCCGACCAATCGCACCGTGGTCGTCACCGGTATCGGCGCAACCACACCGCTGGGTGGCGACGCAGCCTCGACCTGGGAGGGTCTGGTCGCCGGCAGGTCCGGTGTCAAGGTCCTCCAGCAGGAGTGGGCCGCCGAGCAGGCGGTCCGTATCGCCGCGCAGATCGCCGTGGAGCCGACCGAGGTCATCCCGCGCCCGCAGGCCCGCCGTCTGGACCGTTCGGCGCAGTTCGCGCTGATCGCGGCCCAGGAGGCGTGGGCCGACGCCGGTTTCTCCGGCAAGGCCGGTGAGGACGGGTCCGACGGGGCCGTCGACGCCGACCGGCTCGGCGCCGTCATCGCCTCCGGCATCGGTGGCGTGACGACCCTGCTCGACCAGTACGACGTGCTGAAGGAGAAGGGCGTCCGCCGCGTCTCCCCGCACACCGTCCCCATGCTGATGCCGAACAGCCCCTCCGCGAACGTGGGCCTGCTCGTGGGCGCCCGGGCGGGCGTGCACACGCCGGTCTCCGCCTGCGCGTCGGGCGCCGAGGCCATCGGCTACGCCATCGAGATGATCCGCTCCGGCCGTGCCGACGTCGTCGTCGCGGGCGGCACGGAGGCGGCGATCCACCCGCTGCCGATCGCCGCGTTCGGCAACATGATGGCGATGTCCAAGAACAACGACGACCCCGAGGGCGCCTCGCGCCCCTACGACACCGCCCGTGACGGCTTCGTCCTGGGTGAGGGCGCCGGCGTGATCGTCCTGGAGTCCGCCGAGCACGCCGCCGCGCGCGGCGCGCGGGTGTACGCCGAGGCGGTCGGGCAGGGCATCTCCGCCGACGCCCACGACATCGTGCAGCCGGAGCCGGAGGGGCGGGGCATCTCGCACGCCCTGCAGAACCTGCTGGACCGCACCGACCTGGACCCGGCGGAGATCATGCACGTCAACGCGCACGCGACGTCGACGCCGGCCGGTGACGTGGCCGAGCTGAAGGCGCTGCGCAAGGTGTTCGGCGACGACGCGGACCACATGGCGGTCTCCGCGACCAAGTCGATGACCGGCCACCTGCTGGGTGGCGCGGGCGGTGTCGAGACCGTCGCGACGGTCCTCGCGCTGTACCACCGGGTCGCCCCGCCGACCATCAACGTCGAGAACCTCGACCCCGAGGCCGAGGCCAACGCGGACATCGTCCGTGGCGAGGCCCGCAAGCTGCCGGTCGAGGGCCGGATCGCCGCCCTGAACGACTCGTTCGGGTTCGGCGGGCACAACGTGGTCCTGGCGTTCCGTACGGTGTGA
- a CDS encoding serine hydrolase domain-containing protein, whose translation MSLRSLALIENWPVPTAAAAVVRADGTLLGTHGQAGRRFPLASVTKPLAAYAVLVAYEEGAIDLDEPAGPPGATVRHLLAHTSGLAFDEHRVASPPGERRLYSNAGFEQLGDHLAKATEIPFAEYLRQAVLEPLGMASTALEGSPAKDGVSTVEDLARFAAEIQAPRLLDPRTVADAMSVQYPGTKGVLPGYGHQNPNDWGLGFEIRDSKSPHWTGASSSPRTFGHFGQSGTFLWADPDAGVACVALTDRAFGPWAAEVWPAFTDAVLGELRG comes from the coding sequence ATGTCCTTGCGGAGTCTTGCGTTGATCGAGAACTGGCCGGTTCCCACCGCCGCGGCGGCCGTCGTCCGGGCGGACGGAACCCTGCTCGGGACCCACGGCCAGGCGGGGCGGCGCTTCCCGCTGGCCTCGGTCACCAAGCCGCTCGCGGCCTACGCCGTCCTGGTCGCGTACGAGGAGGGGGCGATCGACCTCGACGAGCCGGCCGGGCCGCCCGGGGCGACGGTGCGGCACCTGCTCGCCCACACCTCGGGGCTGGCCTTCGACGAGCACCGGGTGGCCTCCCCGCCCGGGGAGCGGCGGCTGTACTCCAACGCCGGGTTCGAACAGCTCGGCGACCACCTCGCCAAGGCCACGGAGATCCCGTTCGCCGAGTACCTGCGGCAGGCCGTGCTGGAGCCGCTGGGCATGGCGTCCACCGCCCTGGAAGGCTCTCCGGCCAAGGACGGCGTGTCCACCGTGGAGGACCTCGCGCGGTTCGCGGCGGAGATCCAGGCGCCCCGGCTGCTCGATCCGCGCACGGTCGCCGACGCGATGTCGGTCCAGTACCCGGGGACGAAGGGCGTCCTGCCGGGGTACGGGCACCAGAACCCCAACGACTGGGGGCTGGGGTTCGAGATCCGGGACTCCAAGTCGCCTCACTGGACGGGTGCTTCGTCCTCGCCGCGGACCTTCGGACACTTCGGGCAGTCGGGGACGTTCCTGTGGGCCGATCCGGACGCGGGGGTGGCGTGCGTGGCGCTGACCGACCGGGCGTTCGGACCGTGGGCGGCCGAGGTGTGGCCGGCGTTCACGGACGCGGTGCTCGGGGAGCTGCGGGGCTGA
- a CDS encoding GNAT family N-acetyltransferase, with translation MSLVRRATAEDAEEVLRLRQVMIDSVFAGADAGAASTRWHSASLPVLRARLAEPDGDFAAFVVDRPERPGALAALAAGTEEYRIGRAGNPHGRVGHVFSVATDPDARRRGHARACVEELLRWFRERGVAQVDLNASAAAEPLYASLGFVRKPDPSMRLTF, from the coding sequence ATGAGTCTCGTACGTCGTGCCACGGCCGAGGACGCGGAGGAAGTGCTCCGGCTGCGTCAGGTGATGATCGACTCGGTGTTCGCCGGCGCGGACGCGGGCGCCGCGTCCACGAGGTGGCACAGCGCCTCGCTGCCCGTGCTGCGCGCCCGCCTCGCCGAACCGGACGGGGACTTCGCGGCGTTCGTCGTGGACCGTCCGGAGCGGCCGGGGGCCCTGGCGGCGCTGGCGGCCGGCACGGAGGAGTACCGCATCGGACGGGCCGGCAACCCGCACGGACGGGTCGGCCACGTCTTCAGCGTGGCCACCGACCCGGACGCCCGGCGCCGGGGACACGCGCGCGCGTGCGTGGAGGAACTGCTGCGGTGGTTCCGCGAGCGGGGCGTCGCGCAGGTCGACCTGAACGCGTCCGCCGCGGCCGAACCGCTCTACGCGTCCCTGGGCTTCGTGCGCAAGCCGGACCCCTCGATGCGGCTGACGTTCTGA
- a CDS encoding aldo/keto reductase encodes MTNGRIPAVRLGAGGPEVGVQGLGCMGMSFAYGPTDAGEARAALERALELGVTLYDTADAYGAGDNERFLAPFFKAHRDDVVIATKFALAIPPDDPTRRIIRNDPPYIRQAVEASLTRLDVDVIDLYYMHRRDVNVPIEETVGVMAELVREGKVKHLGLSEVTAAELRAAQAVHPIAAVQSEWSLFSRDIEARVVPAARELGVALVPYSPLGRGFLTGSFADADQDLTPDDFRRQQPRFTGENAAANAALLEPVRAVAGAHGVSPGQVALAWVHQQAAVHGLPVVPIPGTRKAARIEENTAATRIELTAEQLALLEPIAAQVAGDRYADMAFTSAGREERG; translated from the coding sequence ATGACCAACGGCAGGATCCCCGCGGTACGGCTCGGCGCCGGCGGCCCCGAGGTGGGCGTGCAGGGCCTCGGCTGCATGGGCATGAGCTTCGCGTACGGCCCCACGGACGCCGGCGAGGCCCGGGCCGCCCTGGAACGGGCCCTGGAACTCGGCGTGACCCTGTACGACACGGCGGACGCGTACGGCGCGGGCGACAACGAGCGGTTCCTCGCCCCCTTCTTCAAGGCGCACCGCGACGACGTCGTGATCGCCACCAAGTTCGCCCTGGCGATCCCGCCGGACGACCCGACCCGGCGGATCATCCGCAACGACCCGCCCTACATCCGCCAGGCCGTCGAGGCGAGCCTGACCCGCCTGGACGTCGACGTCATCGACCTCTACTACATGCACCGGCGCGATGTGAACGTGCCGATCGAGGAGACCGTCGGCGTCATGGCCGAGCTGGTGCGCGAGGGCAAGGTCAAGCACCTGGGCCTGAGCGAGGTCACGGCGGCGGAGCTGCGGGCCGCGCAGGCCGTGCACCCGATCGCCGCCGTGCAGTCGGAGTGGTCGCTGTTCAGCCGGGACATCGAGGCGCGGGTGGTGCCGGCGGCCCGCGAGCTGGGTGTGGCCCTGGTGCCGTACTCCCCGCTCGGCCGGGGCTTCCTCACCGGCTCCTTCGCCGACGCCGACCAGGATCTGACCCCCGACGACTTCCGCCGACAGCAGCCCCGCTTCACCGGTGAGAACGCCGCCGCGAACGCGGCCCTGCTGGAGCCGGTCCGCGCGGTGGCCGGGGCCCACGGGGTCTCGCCCGGACAGGTGGCACTGGCCTGGGTGCACCAGCAGGCGGCGGTGCACGGCCTCCCGGTGGTCCCGATCCCGGGCACCCGCAAGGCCGCCCGGATCGAGGAGAACACGGCGGCGACGAGGATCGAGCTGACGGCGGAGCAGCTGGCCCTCCTGGAGCCGATCGCGGCCCAGGTGGCGGGCGACCGCTACGCGGACATGGCGTTCACCTCGGCCGGACGTGAGGAGCGCGGGTGA